A region of Streptomyces cinnamoneus DNA encodes the following proteins:
- a CDS encoding Bax inhibitor-1/YccA family protein: MRSSNPVFSRRGFSRDNGYAGFGAGPQAGAANPYAANPYAGSPYAQPGNPYAANPYAQGGPDLAQGYPQAPVQTAGRMTIDDVVSRTAITLGLVILAAGAAWALELPVGLGFGAGIVAMVLGLIQSFKAKPTPALILAYAVFEGLFLGVLSQAYNDIARGAPMQAVIGTTAVFAGVLIAYRTRIIRVDRRFTRFVVGASIGFILLMMVNMMFAAFGGGDGLGFRTGGLGILFGVIGVVLGACFLALDFKQIEDGVQYGAPREESWLAAFGLTLSLVWIYTELLRLISILNND, translated from the coding sequence ATGAGGAGCAGCAACCCGGTCTTCTCGCGACGGGGGTTCAGCCGCGACAACGGCTACGCGGGCTTCGGAGCGGGGCCGCAGGCCGGGGCAGCGAACCCATACGCCGCGAACCCGTACGCCGGCAGCCCGTACGCCCAGCCCGGCAACCCCTACGCCGCGAACCCGTACGCGCAGGGCGGACCCGACCTGGCGCAGGGATACCCGCAGGCGCCGGTGCAGACCGCCGGCCGGATGACCATCGACGACGTCGTCAGCCGCACCGCCATCACGCTCGGGCTGGTGATCCTCGCCGCGGGCGCCGCATGGGCGCTCGAGCTGCCCGTCGGGCTGGGCTTCGGCGCCGGCATCGTGGCGATGGTCCTCGGCCTGATCCAGTCGTTCAAGGCCAAGCCCACCCCGGCTCTGATCCTGGCCTACGCGGTCTTCGAGGGCCTCTTCCTCGGCGTGCTCAGCCAGGCGTACAACGACATCGCGCGCGGCGCCCCGATGCAGGCCGTGATCGGCACGACGGCCGTCTTCGCGGGTGTCCTCATCGCCTACCGGACCCGCATCATCCGGGTCGACCGGCGGTTCACCCGCTTCGTGGTCGGCGCCTCGATCGGCTTCATCCTGCTGATGATGGTGAACATGATGTTCGCCGCCTTCGGCGGCGGTGACGGCCTGGGCTTCCGCACGGGCGGCCTGGGCATCCTCTTCGGCGTCATCGGCGTGGTCCTGGGCGCGTGCTTCCTGGCCCTGGACTTCAAGCAGATCGAGGACGGCGTCCAGTACGGCGCCCCCCGCGAGGAGTCGTGGCTGGCGGCCTTCGGGCTCACGCTGTCGCTCGTCTGGATCTACACCGAGCTGCTCCGGCTCATCTCGATCCTGAACAACGACTAG
- a CDS encoding ABC transporter ATP-binding protein encodes MTTTPLGAQTAARATAVAARATDLTKVYGQGETQVVALDAVSVEFRQAEFTAIMGPSGSGKSTLMHCMAGLDSVSGGSARIGDTELTALNDKKLTQLRRDKIGFIFQAFNLLPTLTALENITLPMDIAGRKPDRKWLEMVVETVGLSGRLKHRPSQLSGGQQQRVAVARALAGRPEIMFADEPTGNLDSRSGAEVLGFLRNSVRELGQTVVMVTHDPVAASYADRVVFLADGRIVDELHRPTADAVLDRMKRFDAKGRTS; translated from the coding sequence GTGACCACCACCCCCCTCGGCGCCCAGACCGCCGCCCGCGCCACCGCGGTGGCGGCCCGCGCCACGGATCTGACGAAGGTGTACGGGCAGGGCGAGACCCAGGTGGTCGCGCTGGACGCGGTGTCGGTGGAGTTCCGGCAGGCGGAGTTCACGGCGATCATGGGTCCGTCGGGTTCGGGCAAGTCGACGTTGATGCACTGCATGGCGGGTCTGGACAGTGTCTCGGGTGGTTCGGCGCGGATCGGGGACACGGAGCTGACGGCGCTGAACGACAAGAAGCTGACGCAGTTGCGGCGGGACAAGATCGGTTTCATCTTCCAGGCGTTCAACCTGTTGCCGACGCTGACGGCGTTGGAGAACATCACGCTCCCGATGGACATCGCCGGTCGTAAGCCCGACAGGAAGTGGCTGGAGATGGTGGTGGAGACGGTGGGGTTGTCGGGCCGGCTCAAGCACCGGCCCAGTCAGCTCTCCGGTGGTCAGCAGCAGCGTGTGGCGGTCGCCCGTGCGCTGGCGGGGCGGCCGGAGATCATGTTCGCGGACGAGCCGACCGGCAACCTCGACTCGCGTTCCGGTGCCGAGGTCCTGGGGTTCCTGCGCAACTCCGTGCGGGAGCTGGGCCAGACCGTGGTGATGGTCACGCACGACCCGGTCGCCGCCTCGTACGCCGACCGCGTCGTCTTCCTCGCCGACGGCCGCATCGTCGACGAACTGCACCGGCCCACCGCCGACGCGGTCCTCGACCGCATGAAGCGCTTCGACGCCAAGGGCCGCACCAGCTAA
- a CDS encoding ABC transporter permease, whose translation MFRTALRNVLAHKARLLMTVLAVMLGVAFVSGTLVFTSTISDAYQKSSQKGFTDVDVAIQPHRQDRDNGAPGEAPKLTQQLLDKVRAVPGADSTTGSVSGFAAIADKKGKLAGQGFTSAGANYFPGKDGKDTRYPLKDGRAPKAAGEIALDSKTADRTGYKVGDTVRLSVDGPVLEQKVTGVFTTDDGNVAAGGSLALFDTATAQKLYAKPGEYSGITVKATAGTSQTALKSAIDKVLPADAEATTGKELADEQAKFISQAMDGMKTGLLIFAGISLFVGVFIIANTFTMLVAQRTKELALMRAVGASRRQVTRSVLIEAFLVGAVAAVAGLLAGTGIGAGLRALMGGQVPDGPLVVPPSAIIASFGVGIAVTMLAAWLPGRRAAKIPPVAAMSSVHAVATTRSLVVRNTIGAALTAVGAVLSLTATSESMLGLGAGVLLIGVFVLTPLLSRPMIAAAAPVLRVFGISGKLARQNAVRNPRRTAATASALTIGLTLITGLTVIAGSVQQGIDKMAKEALKADYVVSMASMTSLSPDVAKKLSGLDEVTAASPMRDSASRIDGERESLTGVNGKTIGKLTDLDFTSGSLAGLSGDKAVIDDATARSRGWKLGSTLAVTYEDGKQDKLTVSGVYKGNDLIRGVLVDTSTVDPHQSAASDQRVLVKTKGGASEGTKNTLEKALGDNPAISVQSKQDVSDSIAKQINLMLNMLYGLLAMAVIVAVLGVVNTLAMSVFERQQEIGMLRAIGLDRKGIKRMVRLESLVISLFGGVLGIGLGVFFGWAAGEQIKTALATYELVLPWGRMGLFLLLSAVVGVLAALWPARRAAKLNMLQAIKAE comes from the coding sequence ATGTTCCGTACCGCGCTGCGCAACGTCCTCGCGCACAAGGCCCGGCTGCTGATGACCGTCCTCGCCGTCATGCTCGGCGTGGCCTTCGTCTCCGGCACCCTCGTCTTCACCTCCACCATCTCCGACGCCTACCAGAAGAGCTCCCAGAAGGGCTTCACGGACGTCGACGTCGCCATCCAGCCGCACCGGCAGGACCGCGACAACGGCGCCCCCGGTGAGGCCCCCAAGCTCACCCAGCAGCTCCTCGACAAGGTGCGGGCGGTCCCCGGGGCCGACTCCACGACCGGGTCGGTCTCCGGCTTCGCCGCGATCGCCGACAAGAAGGGCAAGCTGGCCGGCCAGGGCTTCACGTCCGCCGGCGCCAACTACTTCCCCGGCAAGGACGGCAAGGACACCCGCTACCCGCTCAAGGACGGCCGCGCGCCCAAGGCCGCCGGCGAGATCGCGCTCGACTCCAAGACCGCCGACCGCACGGGCTACAAGGTCGGCGACACCGTCCGCCTCTCCGTCGACGGCCCCGTCCTGGAGCAGAAGGTCACCGGCGTCTTCACCACCGACGACGGCAACGTCGCCGCCGGCGGCAGCCTCGCCCTGTTCGACACCGCCACCGCCCAGAAGCTCTACGCCAAGCCCGGCGAATACAGCGGCATCACCGTCAAGGCCACCGCGGGCACCTCGCAGACCGCGCTGAAGTCGGCGATCGACAAGGTCCTGCCGGCCGACGCCGAGGCCACGACGGGCAAGGAGCTGGCCGACGAGCAGGCGAAGTTCATATCCCAGGCCATGGACGGCATGAAGACCGGCCTGCTGATCTTCGCGGGCATCTCGCTCTTCGTCGGCGTCTTCATCATCGCCAACACTTTCACCATGCTGGTCGCCCAGCGCACCAAGGAGCTGGCGCTGATGCGCGCGGTCGGCGCCAGCCGCCGCCAGGTCACCCGCTCGGTGCTCATCGAGGCGTTCCTCGTCGGCGCGGTCGCGGCCGTCGCCGGTCTGCTCGCCGGCACCGGCATCGGCGCCGGGCTGCGCGCCCTGATGGGCGGCCAGGTGCCCGACGGCCCGCTCGTGGTGCCCCCGTCCGCGATCATCGCCTCGTTCGGCGTGGGCATCGCGGTGACCATGCTGGCCGCCTGGCTGCCGGGCCGCCGCGCCGCGAAGATCCCGCCGGTCGCCGCGATGAGCAGCGTCCACGCGGTCGCCACGACCCGTTCCCTGGTCGTGCGCAACACCATCGGCGCCGCCCTCACGGCCGTCGGCGCGGTCCTCAGCCTCACCGCGACGAGCGAGTCCATGCTGGGCCTGGGCGCCGGTGTGCTGCTCATCGGCGTGTTCGTGCTGACCCCGCTGCTGTCCCGCCCGATGATCGCCGCCGCCGCGCCCGTGCTGCGCGTCTTCGGCATCTCCGGCAAGCTCGCCCGGCAGAACGCGGTTCGCAACCCGCGCCGCACCGCCGCCACCGCCTCCGCCCTGACCATCGGCCTCACCCTGATCACCGGTCTGACGGTCATCGCGGGCAGCGTCCAGCAGGGCATCGACAAGATGGCCAAGGAAGCCCTGAAGGCCGACTACGTGGTCTCCATGGCGAGCATGACCTCGCTCTCCCCCGACGTGGCGAAGAAGCTCTCGGGTCTCGACGAGGTCACCGCCGCCAGCCCGATGCGCGACTCCGCCTCGCGGATCGACGGCGAGCGCGAGAGCCTGACCGGCGTCAACGGGAAGACCATCGGCAAGCTGACCGACCTCGACTTCACGTCGGGCTCGCTGGCCGGTCTGAGCGGCGACAAGGCCGTGATCGACGACGCCACCGCCCGGTCGCGCGGCTGGAAGCTCGGCTCGACCCTCGCGGTGACGTACGAGGACGGCAAGCAGGACAAGCTGACCGTCTCGGGCGTCTACAAGGGCAACGACCTGATCCGCGGCGTCCTGGTCGACACCTCCACGGTCGACCCGCACCAGAGCGCGGCCAGCGACCAGCGCGTGCTGGTCAAGACCAAGGGCGGCGCGAGCGAGGGCACCAAGAACACGCTGGAGAAGGCGCTCGGCGACAACCCCGCCATCTCCGTCCAGTCCAAGCAGGACGTGTCCGACTCCATCGCCAAGCAGATCAACCTGATGCTGAACATGCTCTACGGGCTGCTCGCGATGGCCGTGATCGTGGCGGTGCTGGGCGTCGTCAACACCCTCGCGATGTCCGTCTTCGAGCGTCAGCAGGAGATCGGCATGCTGCGGGCCATCGGCCTGGACCGCAAGGGCATCAAGCGCATGGTGCGCCTGGAGTCGCTGGTCATCTCGCTCTTCGGCGGCGTGCTCGGCATCGGCCTGGGCGTGTTCTTCGGCTGGGCCGCGGGCGAGCAGATCAAGACGGCCCTGGCCACGTACGAGCTGGTCCTGCCGTGGGGCCGGATGGGCTTGTTCCTGCTGCTGTCGGCCGTGGTCGGCGTGCTGGCCGCGCTGTGGCCCGCCCGCCGGGCCGCAAAGCTCAACATGCTCCAGGCCATCAAGGCCGAGTAG
- a CDS encoding class I SAM-dependent methyltransferase, whose protein sequence is MAEAARRLTALAEQVLGTPLPVRLRAWDHSESGPPGGPVLVVRRRRALRRLLWRPGELGLARAWVAGDVDVDGDLYEALDLVAGTFWELGERSGRRSRPAALAGALRDPGVRAAAIELLRLSGPWTPPSPPPEEARRTGGPLHTLRRDRQAISHHYDVGNAFYERVLGPSMVYSCAYWPDPGATLEEAQRAKLDLVCRKLALRPGQRLLDVGCGWGSMALHAAREYGVVVVGVTLSREQAAYARKRVAEAGLTDRVEIRVQDYREIPDGPFDAISSIGMAEHVGSARYAEYAADLYGLLVPGGRLLNHQISRRPLDDEATYEVDRFIDRYVFPDGELAPLGRTAAQLEEAGFEVRDVEALREHYALTLRRWVANLEAHWDEAVRLTSPGRARVWRLYMAACALSFERNRIGVNQVLAVRTPESGASGLPLRTRAWLADGRTAAKDG, encoded by the coding sequence ATGGCCGAGGCCGCCCGACGGCTGACCGCGCTCGCCGAGCAGGTGCTGGGGACACCGCTCCCCGTCCGGCTCCGCGCCTGGGACCACAGCGAGTCGGGACCGCCCGGCGGTCCCGTCCTGGTCGTCCGCCGCCGCCGCGCCCTGCGCCGCCTGCTGTGGCGGCCCGGCGAGCTGGGTCTGGCCCGGGCCTGGGTGGCCGGTGACGTCGACGTCGACGGCGATCTCTACGAAGCCCTCGACCTCGTCGCCGGAACCTTCTGGGAGCTCGGGGAACGGTCCGGCCGCCGGAGCCGCCCGGCGGCCCTGGCGGGCGCCCTGCGCGACCCCGGCGTCCGCGCCGCCGCGATCGAGCTGCTGCGGCTCTCCGGGCCCTGGACGCCGCCCTCCCCGCCCCCCGAGGAGGCCCGCAGGACCGGCGGCCCCCTGCACACCCTGCGCCGCGACAGGCAGGCCATCAGCCACCACTACGACGTCGGCAACGCCTTCTACGAGCGCGTCCTCGGACCGTCGATGGTCTACTCCTGTGCCTACTGGCCGGACCCCGGCGCCACCCTGGAGGAGGCACAGCGGGCCAAGCTCGACCTCGTCTGCCGCAAGCTGGCCCTCCGGCCGGGACAGCGGCTGCTGGACGTCGGCTGCGGCTGGGGCTCGATGGCCCTGCACGCCGCCCGTGAGTACGGCGTGGTCGTCGTCGGCGTCACGCTCTCCCGGGAACAGGCCGCCTACGCCCGCAAGCGCGTCGCCGAGGCCGGTCTGACCGACCGCGTGGAGATCCGGGTGCAGGACTACCGCGAGATACCCGACGGGCCCTTCGACGCCATCAGCTCCATCGGCATGGCCGAGCACGTCGGCTCCGCGCGCTACGCCGAGTACGCCGCCGACCTGTACGGCCTGCTCGTGCCCGGCGGCCGGCTGCTGAACCACCAGATCTCCCGCCGCCCGCTGGACGACGAGGCGACCTACGAGGTCGACCGGTTCATCGACCGCTACGTCTTCCCCGACGGCGAGCTGGCGCCGCTGGGCCGCACCGCCGCCCAGCTGGAGGAGGCCGGCTTCGAGGTCCGCGACGTCGAGGCGCTGCGCGAGCACTACGCCCTGACCCTGCGCCGCTGGGTGGCCAACCTGGAGGCGCACTGGGACGAGGCCGTGCGCCTGACCTCCCCGGGCCGGGCGCGGGTGTGGCGGCTGTACATGGCCGCCTGCGCGCTGTCCTTCGAGCGCAACCGCATCGGCGTCAACCAGGTACTCGCCGTCCGCACGCCGGAGTCCGGCGCGTCGGGTCTGCCGCTGCGCACGCGCGCGTGGCTGGCCGACGGCCGGACGGCCGCGAAGGACGGGTGA
- a CDS encoding NAD(P)/FAD-dependent oxidoreductase: MSTTERPRILVVGGGYVGLYAARRILKKMRYGEATVTVVDPRSYMTYQPFLPEAAAGSISPRHVVVPLRRVLPKAEVLTGRVTTIDQDRKVATIAPLVGEAYELPFDYLVIALGAVSRTFPIPGLAENGIGMKGIEESIGLRNHVLEQLDKADSTKDEEIRRKALTFVFIGGGFAGAETIGEVEDMARDAAKYYPNVKREDMRFILVDAADKILPEVGPKLGEYGKKHLESRGVEIYLSTSMDSCVDGHVVLKNGLEVDSNTIVWTAGVKPNPALARFGLPLGPRGHVDTSETLQVQGTDYIWAAGDNAQVPDMVGRKAGNENAWCPPNAQHALRQAKVLGDNVLSGMRGFPQKTYAHANKGAVAGLGLHKGVAMIVMGKMKIKLKGRLAWYMHRGYHGMAMPTWNRKIRIFADWTLGMFLKREVVSLRAMENPREEFYEAAKPAPQAAAKAEKAKAS, from the coding sequence ATGAGCACCACGGAGCGTCCACGGATCCTCGTAGTAGGCGGTGGGTACGTCGGCCTGTACGCGGCACGTCGCATCCTTAAGAAGATGCGCTACGGCGAGGCGACCGTCACGGTCGTCGACCCGCGCTCGTACATGACGTACCAGCCCTTCCTTCCTGAAGCAGCCGCCGGCAGCATCTCCCCTCGCCACGTCGTGGTGCCGCTGCGACGCGTGCTCCCGAAGGCGGAGGTTCTCACCGGCCGTGTCACCACGATCGACCAGGATCGCAAGGTAGCCACGATCGCGCCGCTCGTCGGCGAGGCGTACGAGCTGCCCTTCGACTACCTGGTCATCGCGCTCGGCGCCGTCTCCCGTACCTTCCCGATCCCCGGCCTTGCCGAGAACGGCATCGGCATGAAGGGCATCGAGGAGTCCATCGGCCTGCGCAACCACGTTCTCGAGCAGCTCGACAAGGCCGACTCGACGAAGGACGAGGAGATCCGCCGCAAGGCGCTCACCTTCGTCTTCATCGGCGGCGGCTTCGCCGGCGCCGAGACGATCGGCGAGGTCGAGGACATGGCGCGCGACGCCGCCAAGTACTACCCGAACGTGAAGCGCGAGGACATGCGCTTCATCCTCGTCGACGCCGCCGACAAGATCCTCCCCGAGGTCGGCCCCAAGCTCGGCGAGTACGGCAAGAAGCACCTGGAGAGCCGCGGCGTCGAGATCTACCTCTCGACCTCCATGGACTCCTGCGTCGACGGCCACGTCGTGCTGAAGAACGGCCTCGAGGTCGACTCCAACACGATCGTGTGGACCGCGGGCGTCAAGCCCAACCCGGCCCTGGCCCGCTTCGGCCTGCCGCTGGGCCCGCGCGGCCACGTCGACACCTCCGAGACCCTCCAGGTCCAGGGCACCGACTACATCTGGGCCGCGGGCGACAACGCCCAGGTCCCGGACATGGTCGGCCGCAAGGCCGGCAACGAGAACGCCTGGTGCCCGCCGAACGCCCAGCACGCGCTGCGCCAGGCCAAGGTCCTCGGCGACAACGTCCTGTCCGGCATGCGCGGCTTCCCGCAGAAGACGTACGCGCACGCCAACAAGGGCGCGGTGGCCGGCCTCGGCCTCCACAAGGGCGTCGCGATGATCGTCATGGGCAAGATGAAGATCAAGCTCAAGGGCCGTCTCGCCTGGTACATGCACCGTGGCTACCACGGTATGGCCATGCCCACCTGGAACCGGAAGATCCGCATCTTTGCGGACTGGACCCTGGGCATGTTCCTCAAGCGCGAGGTTGTCTCGCTGCGCGCCATGGAGAACCCCCGCGAGGAGTTCTACGAGGCCGCCAAGCCCGCACCGCAGGCGGCCGCCAAGGCCGAGAAGGCCAAGGCCTCCTGA
- a CDS encoding Ppx/GppA phosphatase family protein — protein sequence MTRVAAVDCGTNSIRLLVADVEPATGELKELDRRMTIVRLGQGVDRTGRLAPEALERTFAACREYAEVIKAHGAERVRFVATSASRDAENREEFVRGVVEILGVEPEVVTGDQEAEFSFAGATRELAGRDDLDKPFLVVDIGGGSTEFVVGAEHVRAARSVDVGCVRMTERHLVVDGKVTDPPSEAQLAAIRGDVEAALDLAEETVPLTEARTLVGLAGSVTTVAAIALGLEEYDSAAIHHARISLDRVREITAGLISSTHEQRAQIGPMHPGRVDVICAGALILQCVMERMGAREVVVSEHDILDGIAFYAALDED from the coding sequence GTGACGCGCGTCGCCGCCGTCGACTGCGGCACCAACTCGATCCGCCTCCTCGTCGCGGACGTCGAGCCCGCCACCGGCGAACTCAAGGAGCTCGACCGCCGGATGACGATCGTCCGGCTGGGCCAGGGCGTGGACCGGACCGGGCGGCTGGCGCCGGAGGCGCTGGAGCGGACGTTCGCCGCGTGCCGGGAGTACGCCGAGGTCATCAAGGCGCACGGAGCCGAGCGGGTGCGCTTCGTCGCCACCTCCGCGTCGCGCGACGCGGAGAACCGCGAGGAATTCGTACGGGGCGTCGTGGAGATCCTGGGCGTGGAGCCCGAGGTCGTCACGGGCGACCAGGAGGCGGAGTTCTCCTTCGCCGGCGCGACCCGGGAGCTGGCCGGCCGGGACGACCTGGACAAGCCGTTCCTGGTCGTGGACATCGGCGGCGGTTCGACCGAGTTCGTCGTCGGCGCGGAGCACGTGCGGGCCGCGCGCAGCGTGGACGTGGGCTGCGTGCGGATGACGGAACGTCACCTGGTGGTGGACGGCAAGGTCACCGACCCTCCGTCCGAGGCGCAGCTCGCGGCGATACGGGGCGACGTCGAGGCCGCCCTGGACCTCGCCGAGGAGACCGTGCCGCTGACCGAGGCCCGCACCCTCGTGGGGCTGGCCGGCTCGGTCACCACCGTGGCGGCGATCGCCCTCGGGCTGGAGGAGTACGACTCCGCCGCCATCCACCACGCGCGGATCTCCCTGGACCGGGTCCGGGAGATCACCGCCGGACTGATCTCCTCTACTCATGAGCAGCGCGCACAGATCGGTCCCATGCACCCGGGCCGGGTCGACGTGATCTGCGCCGGGGCGCTCATCCTGCAGTGCGTGATGGAGCGGATGGGAGCCCGGGAGGTCGTCGTGAGCGAACACGACATTCTGGACGGAATCGCCTTCTACGCCGCGCTCGACGAGGACTGA
- a CDS encoding DUF501 domain-containing protein, with translation MDTPPPKTEPTEPTDADIAAFKEQLGRPPRGLRAIAHRCPCGHPDVVETAPRLEDGTPFPTLFYLTCPRAASAIGTLEAEGVMKEMNARLQSDPELAAAYRAAHEDYIRRRDAIEVLEGFPSAGGMPDRVKCLHVLVGHSLAAGPGVNPLGDEAIAMLPEWWRKGPCVSPCGGSGEEQK, from the coding sequence ATGGACACCCCTCCTCCGAAGACCGAGCCCACCGAGCCGACCGACGCGGACATCGCCGCGTTCAAGGAGCAGCTCGGCCGTCCGCCGCGCGGCCTGCGGGCCATCGCGCACCGCTGCCCCTGCGGCCACCCCGACGTCGTCGAGACCGCGCCGCGGCTGGAGGACGGCACGCCGTTCCCGACGCTGTTCTACCTGACGTGCCCGCGGGCCGCCTCCGCCATCGGCACGCTGGAGGCGGAGGGCGTCATGAAGGAGATGAACGCCCGGCTCCAGTCGGACCCCGAGCTGGCGGCGGCCTACCGCGCCGCGCACGAGGACTACATCCGCCGCCGCGACGCCATCGAGGTGCTCGAGGGCTTCCCCAGCGCCGGTGGCATGCCGGACCGGGTCAAGTGCCTGCACGTGCTGGTCGGCCACTCGCTGGCGGCCGGCCCCGGCGTCAACCCGCTCGGTGACGAGGCCATCGCGATGCTGCCCGAGTGGTGGCGCAAGGGCCCGTGCGTCAGCCCCTGCGGCGGCTCTGGCGAGGAGCAGAAGTGA